The region GGCACTCCTATAAAAACAGTTAAGTAGCATGTCCCATTCTTGCAAACCTAGGAGACCTAGGAAGGTCTCCTCGGGAAGAAAATAGCAGTTTTGTGGAGGTCTGCAGAACTAGGCTGATTCTAGTGTTGTGTGTGGTGATTAGGCAGTGTAGTTAGTTAGCTGCTCTTTAGACACCAGCAACTAACTACACTACCACATTAACACATCACTATATCACTGTTGAGACAAGAATGTAAAGAACGTGGTTATAAATATCTCGTCAGATCTTTAGATGGTATGGGGACCTATGCCAATCTAGCTCTCCTAGCTGAAAGGATTATGCAAAACAAGTGACTGAAAGGTATACAAATAAACTTGGTTGCATTTGACACAATTGGGCAGATAAACCAGCTGATTTCTAAAGAACTATTAACTTATATGTTGCATACTCAAGTGAAAGCTTCAGGTTTGGACACCATGTGAATTTATACTTATCTTACACCATTAAATGGCATCTTAACCTTTGAAACATTTATGAATGGTATCAAAAGGAGAACAGTATGACCACAGATGTGGTTTTGAAACTCTCTGCTTTGTTTACTGCTGCAGGTCATTCAGTAGGAGGAGAATTCTGTGGTTTCACCTCAGACTAAGCTGAGTGAAATGAGAATTGGTGGAAAATAAGGGGTTCTCTTTCACTAGAAAGTTCTTTGTTCAAGGAATTGATTAAAAGTTAGCCTAAGGGGGGAGAAATTTCTCATGAACCAGAGGTTCTCTGCAGCTTACCAGCTCTACACTGGAGCTGTGTTCTTCCAGGTTGCACTTAGGCATAAATAGAAAAACCTTAGAATCATCCACTGCATTGAGTTTAGTGAAATAAATTTCTAGCAGTGGCCACAGCTCCTGGGATTTGTGGCTCTGGGGCTCTGGAAGCAGTTCTGCTTGCTCTAAGGGGATGTTGTTTGGTCTGAGGACCAAGGTGAACAGAGATCTGGAACAAGCAGAGCAGGGGAAAGAAGCAAGAACCAGTCGTGAACCTGGAACAAAAAGCAGATCTCTGGGCTGTCAAGATAAGAGGCCAAAATGTGGACAGAAATCCAGTCAGAACTGGAGAAGGAATGAGGGCAAGAGGCAGGACTAGAGCAGGAAAATGAGGTAGTGCTGAGGTATGAAGCCTGTGTGGTGGTATTGGATTAGAGCCACAGACTGTAATAAGATGAGCTGGAAAGTGATGTTGCTGCAGTCAGGGCTGAAATGAAGTACTTCTACAGAGTCCTTCATCCCTGGTGACCCTCCTCTAGGGACATCTCTGGATGTGGAGATAATATTGATTCTTGCAAATAGGGAAGTCAAGGAGCTGGGGCTACAGATAGTGCATGCAGGCTATTTCAGAGCAGCAGGAACTGTGTCTAGCAAACAAAAGCCACAGCCAGAGTACAAAATCTGTCTGTGCAAGTGTTTGCACACTTGGCATGATTTTGGCTTCACTGTACAGTGACTGAGGCAGGTTGGGTGATATCATGGGCCACATACTGTTCTCTGTAGGGAGTATGAGAAATGCCACCCTTATGtggcagagagaagagaatttaaatacatgaacatgagaaaaaaggCTTCTGGCCTTATTTAGTAGTACAAATGTTTTGGAAGTCATCTTGGGACATCTTAGTTCAAGCATGGCACACATTCACTAAACCATCGATGTATGTGCTCAGCAAGCAAACACTTTCTCGTATAACTTGAATTACTGAGATATGCTCACTCACTGACTCTGTATTTAGTGTGTGTATAAGTGTCAGTCATTGTTAATCTTACAGGATAACAGCACTGTTACCAATCCTCTTTCATGTAGAAAACTTCTGAGCcattggtttattttatttctgttctttcagacTACTGGAATGAGGTTCTGTATTCCAATTCATCCTTTCCCTTGGTCAAACAGATCTATGAAAATGCTTGGTAGTTTGAAATGGAACAATCAACCTATCCTACCCTGCTCTGCTCATCTACGCTTTTTTAAACTGACTGGAAATGGATTGGCACTTGTACTAGACTAGGGAGATTTCAAGGTGAGAAGAGCAGGGCTTGCTACATGACCCTTCATCCCTCTTTTTGCTGCCTCTACTTGAAGACTGTTTTCTTCCAGAGGGGTAGATAGCTGGGGAGCATCACCTTGAATCATCGCAAAGGTGTCTGAAAGGATGTCTATTAGCATACCAGGCTATTGATTTCCCCTCTGCCCCTTGCATCCTGTTTTAGGAGCCAGATACGTTCACACATGCCCTACTTGCATCCAGATCAGAAGAATGGGGAATCCTGCAGAAGATGAGCTCACAGCCAAGGCACTGCACTGCAGTACAAGTGTATGGAAAAGTCTTATGAGGTTACAGGTGTTGCTGTAAGGgtgaaatgtaaaatgaatcaaaatacacacaaagcagggaaggaaacattttttttgtcactttttctcttttaataataATCTCATTTTCTATGTACAGTTTATTTTAGGACCAAGTATACAGCTTTGCAATTCAATAATTGTCCTCTGTTAATATTGCAAAGCTATTATCTTCAGTGACATTTGTTTCAGAAGACTCTGATATGGTACCTCTGGACTCCATATCATTCGGTCAGGGCAGTTAAGTGTTAATGGCATATCAAAACCTACTTGTTAATTGTAGATgggaaacaaaaatctttaagtTATTCAGTATTTGCACAAGTCCTCTTGTTTTTAGCTATATCTAGCTATATATAGCTATATCTAGCTATATATCTTGCTAGTGACAACTGTGACTTGCTGGGGTCAGCAATGTAAAGAAGCATTCAGACTTTGTCAATTGCAGGTCCAGTCCTGCAAGGTGCTGAGTGCCTTGCCATTCTTGGTGGCCTTGGTGGTGCTCAAGGCTGTTGCAGCAGCAAATCCAACATTAATTGACATAGTGGGGCTGAAAATACTAACACcgaagagaaataaaatcacCTGGTGGCTTAGCTTCTAGCAGCGTTTCACAGGAATGTACTAAGGTTGTGCACACATGCTGTTGAATGGATTCACAGCCAGAATGGCTTTTTCAGagatcttccctttttttcatgATGATCTGTCTGATCAAGGATGCTACTTCTGGCTTGATAGTTCCTATGGGTTCTTCAGGTCTCCAGAATTTCACAACTTTACCTTCAGGGCTGACAAGATATTTCCAGAAATTCCATCTAGGCTCTTTCTTTGAAGAATCTGCAAGAGTGACATCAGATCATTTTAATGACTCCCTTAGGCTTGTAATTGTTTAATTAGCAAGCAGTGACTGGTTaactatttgtttcttttaatccACCTTGTTCTTTGCTAGTGCTCTGGACATAAGTTTACTGGTCGGTGTTAACAATCTGAAAAGTGATACTCTCACCTTCTGCCAAAACGGTTGAAAGGCTTTTACTATGTTCTGCTTCCTATGGAGGAGCATATGGGGGCTGCATACTCATCAGGGAATCCCTAGTGTTACCTGAGTTTAAGGGAGGAGAAATAGGTGCAGGAATTGCAGTGGCTATGTTTGGCTTACTTCAGTGCCTTCCAACTTATAAGGCAGAACTTTAATGGTAACGTTGCTGTAATGAATTCCTGATGGAGAGCCCCTTGACCCTGGAAATAATACAGGAAACTGTATGGCTCCCAGAGGAGACAGAAACAGTTTTTTGATTCAGCCTTTGTTCTGGGAGAATCTTACTGGTCCtaggaagggagggaaagccTCTCTTTGAGGGAAGAAGTAGAAGAAAACTACTTGAGATTTTGACCAGGGGACAGGCACACAGTGGGGAACAGTGCTGAGCTCTACACTTATTTTTGGAAGCAGTGTGCTGAATTTTGCCATTTACAGTGTTTGTAATACCATGAATGTAAGTGTTCTTTGTGTTTACTAATGTATATGAATGCCTGTAAGCATATATACATAGGAAGCTGGAGGTTATTCTAGGAAAGGCAAGGTCACAAACCTTGCACTGGACCAGCAAAATGCCTTACTGCTGTGAAAACAACAGAATGTTGAGTTGTATGAAGGCTCTGGCACTGTGTTTATGCTCCCAGTAGATCTTTTTTGCAATAAGCTTTCTAACAGTGGGGGACAGATACCAGCTAGTGGTCACAGTCAGCAGAAGATGTAGCATGAAAATGTTCAATCTTTTGTTTGTCAGGACAACTAAATATAGGAGAGGTACTCCTTTGGTGATGCACAATAATCTCCTGTGAAGCagaagaatgaaggaaaagtcttatttcaaaatatttaattatcaAGGGATCTTTGTTGTTTTCATGGTGACGATATCAAAGAAGAACTGAACGAGTGAATATGGTAGTTCTATTTCTGAATGGGTAGGAGTAGATATTTGTTTAGCCAGCCAATTGGTCAAAATATCTAAATTTTATATGCACTATGCTATCattaaaatgcaacttttccTTGGTAAGGTTGTAGAGGACAAACGAAGTCCAATGTTATCAGCTAGGTGAATGGAAACATGGTTTAGTCTCAAGCTGATGGCATAAAATGAGATGTGTGACATCCAAGTTTCCCTTCTCATTTCTATATCCTCACATCGTCATCCTATGTGGGGTTAGTAAATTATCTATTGAAAGATGAGGATGTGAGGCACACTGAAACTAACTGCCCTCGTATCTGGTACCTGCTTGCCCTGATCTCCTCTCTAATGAACTCAGAGAGGCCCCTGCAGAGTGCAAGTCAGTAATTCCACTGGACATCAAGGCAACTCACAACTAGACTTTACCCAAGGGCCTCAACAAGATGCCTAAAGGTAGGTGGGGGGAAGCACAGTAATACTGACTATTGTGACTGGTTAGGAGATGACTGAGGAAAGGCATAATTTTCAAGTACATAGCAGATATCACTGAGGGTatgacaagaagcaatgggtTTAAGTGGTGTAAGCAAGATTTCATGTAGATATGCAAATAGGTTTCTAACGAGAAGAGTTGTGATGAACTGGAAGTGACTGGGAAATCTTGGAATCTGTCATGGCTACTGTACTATTCTGGAAAAGCACCTAGTGTACTGGTTTAGGTAGCAGATCATGAATGGGGCAGGGAGATGGAATATAGCTAGGGTTTCTTCTCATACTCTATTTTctagttcttttttaaaaaaagaaagacgTGATAGAGAAGGGTTATGGTCTAGTTATCCTTTTTCCATATACCAGCATTTGCTATATGAAGACCTGACCAAAGCTCAAGAAAACTTAGAGGCATTTTAGTTGGCTTTGTGTCTATGAGCATTTTGGTCAACTGAAAACAGTCTTATTTCGCTTGTGAAAGCATGAGGCTTTAAGTCAGTAAATGCCTACTGTAGCAAGAGTCTAGAATATTTGTGCTAGTGGATTTTGCAGATTGGGCCCCTAAACTCATGAGATGAGTTAATGAGATGACTCTTTGCTAAGAGGAATTTTCGTATCTGCATCTGTTTGTCATAATTATTACTGGAAGAATTAATCATagttacatttttctctatAAGAAAAGTTGTTTTCCAACGAAAATCCCATCATTTGAAACAGGATGTTTTAGGTAGGAGTCTTTGCACTCAACTTTGTATGTCTGCAAAAGAGGTATTTCTAGCTTTAGACATTTTATCATCAGTGGGGAGAAACAGGTGCTTTCAAGATACAattctaacttttttttgatATCTGCATTAAAATGAGATGGATTGTTTTCCAAaggtgcttatttctctccaTAGACTATGAAGACTGCAATGATTGCTCAGATTATGCTTGATAAACCCAGACTGGAATTCAGGAACAATATCACAGTTATAGGCAGTGCAGTATACAGAAGGAAATAGTTACCTATTAGAAACTTAAAGGCCGGCTCTGCTTCTGATCCTAGAATCTTGATTTTGTGGAAAACAGGGAAGGTTACTCCATAGTTTCCTTTGGCAAAAGATTCTATTTCCTGGCTTGAACTAGGCTCTGATTCTCCAAACTGGTTGCAGGGAAAAGCCAGCACAGTGAAGTGGGAGGGACCAAACTCTCTGTGCAGTTCTTGCAGTGCGATGTAATTTTTGTCTGTATGTTGACAGTAACTGGCCACGTTTACAACCAAAGTCGCCTTCAGAGAAATAAAGTTAGAATACTTAGAAAAACTAAAGATGGCATAGAGATTTTGATCAAATCTTAAAGTGGCATATTCCACTGTCTCAGTCGTTCTTTCTGGACTTTATCTCTGACCATAATTTCAATAAATAGGGTAAGAATAATAGCAGCTGAaggtatttgctttttctttgagaCCTCCcgttttaaaaatcttatccATAAACTGTTTCTAATTATagctttgcttaaaaataagcatgcaaaaagcatatatttaagaCAGGTACTAAATTCATCTTATTAGATCAGCTTCAAAAGTTCTGCACAATATACTACCCTTTGTCTAGTATGGTTAAAATGCACAAATTCCATTGTTAACCCTATAGATTAAAAATCTCATTCCTTAgttgtaatttatttaatatttaacattaacataacattaatatttatttaatattctttattgTAATTTATCCTTAGTTGTTGAGGCAGGTCTAGGTAAAATTTCCCTCTAACTTATGGTTTATGTTTTGAAGAGCAGGATTTTAGCAGAAACTGTCATAAATTCCCATAACCAAACTTCTTTGCCACCTACAAATGGATATAGCTTTAGGAAAGATTCAAGATAAAGATATAATGAAGTTGTAACTTACTTTCCCTCTGTACTTTTCCAAGGAAACAATCCTTCCTCGTGAATCCTTGACTTcgaaagaataaaaatctttgattttagGTTTAAAAAACTTGAGTTGCAATAGGCAGAGAACTGCAGTACACAAAACCATcgacagaaaaacaacaaagacCCTGGCTTTCGGCACggaatattttaaaggataaGTAGTTGTGAGAGACtccattttcaaaaactttggAGAGGAGCCTGGGCAGGCCTGGAATGTGAAGGAGGAGCTGAAATACGAAACttgcagctacgctgctcagGCTAAAAAGAACAAGctgctcattttcttcctgctgtggAAGTGACTGTTTCCTTTTACATTGCCTATGCTGGACTTCAGAACACTTAGTAAATTACAGATGGCTCTGActaggaaaaaaggaacaaatggAAAGTGTGTTTCCATCGCCTAAGAGTATTGATTGCTTTGTTCAGCTGACTTATGTGGAATACTTTAGGGTGGCATGTTATCTTGAGAATTGGCTGGGACCTTTTCTGTGGGTCTGTAAGTGCAGCTCTAGCCACATCCTGTGGACCCCTGTGTTATCAGATAGGACAAGCAGTTTGGGACCAGCTGTTTGGGTAGGAGGAGGGCAGTGTGGCAGATCTTTCCCTGTGCACTGCCTCTCTTCTGCCTATCATCAGCTGCTGTGTGATTACAGGCAGCATTCACGGATTTGTCTGTAAGACTCTTTTTACAGCacactagaaaagaaagatccTTTTTTGCAGGCTGGTGTGAGGgaacaaaatcagatttttttttttatatatagggGAAAAGTGTAGACCTGATGAtagaaaatgagcttttttttttttttttttttttttaatgctactaTCTTAGCTGTCTGCTAGCACTGCTGAGAGGAGCTGCTTCTCTCACAccagagaaggaggaaaggctgaTATTCTCAGCCTAAGCTAGAAGTCTCTCTCCAGTGGTGTTTTAATGAGGAAACTAAAAGATGCTCTGAACTTCAAAGCTGTGCAagtctgacatttttttttctatctaccccttattgttttctattttcaagaCACTTCTGTATTATAGAGTACTTGTCATCTTTGCCTGTTGCTTCTTGGTATCTGAAGCGATATTTCAGACATAAATGTGTAGTGATGACAACAGTTactgaaagaacagatttttgtttataGTTCACCATGTCTTCCCTGTTTTTTCTTGACCATTTCTCCCCATCTCTCTGTCAGTTCTCTTGGCTCTGAGTATTTGTACGGTTGTTTTCTGACGTGGGTGTATGTGAGGCTTGATCTCTGACAATGAAGCCTAAAATCATGGTATTTCAGAGATCGGAACAGAACAAACATGGACTTCTGTGCTGAAATGAACAAAGCTACAGTCAAAAGCAAATACTACTGACTTTAAAAGCCACGTAAGTCAAATCTAAGTTCAGCAAATCAATGCAGGAGTCCAGAGCATAACTTATGTGTTAGCAGCTTGTAAATTACATCTAACATTATTTCATAAATCGAAAAAATGCACAACTTCATTCTTattatattgcaaatatttactGGAGTGCCTGATAATGATCCAGAAGCCTGTTACAATGTGTTTACTTGCTACTGTTGCTGCTTTCATTATTTGCCGTACACACTGCTTTAAAACTGTATGAAGAGCAAGATCTTGTGTTACCATCCAGGCTCTCCCAGTTCAAattctgatacattttttttggcaTACTTGCTTGTTTAGGGGTTGTTTGTATGAATggatttaaaagcaagaaatctGAATCTATCTTTTAATATAGTATGCCTTAATATGAATgtgaaggataagaaggtgatcagggGTAACCAACAGGggttcaccaaggggaaatcgtgcttaaccaatctgatcgCCTTTATGATGGGATTActagctgggtagatgaggagagcGCAGTAGGTGATGTCtacattgacttcagcaaggcttctggCACTGTCTCCTATAATATCCTCATAGGctagctcaggaagtgtgaaaTAGATGAGCAGATAGAGGTGGACTGaggactggctgaaaggcagaggtCAGAGGGTTCTGGTTGGCAGTGCAGTCTAGTTGAAAGCCTGTATGTAGCAGTGTCCTGCAGGGGTCAGTACTGGCTCTGGTATTATTCATtttactcatcagtgacctggatgaagggacagagtgcctcctcaacaagtttgctgatgatgcgGAACGGGGAGGGGTGGCTGATGCATcaggaggctgtgctgccattcagagggaccctgacaggctggagagatggatGGAGGGGACCCTCATGAAGCTCAGcagagggaagtgcagagtccttcacctaggaagaaataataTCATGCAGTagaggctgggggctgacctactggaaagcagctctgtggagatgGACCCAAATGTGCTGGTGGgcaacaagctgaccatgagccagcaatgtgtccctgtggccaggaaggccaaagatatcctggggtgcattaggaagagtgtcatcagcaggttgagggaggtgatcctccctcTCTATGCAGCCCTGGTGAGTCCAAGCCTGCAGTACggtgtccagttctgagctctccaatacgagagagacatggagctattggagcCAGGGCTGCTAAGATGATTAAGGTACTGGAGCATCTCTGCTATGGGAagaggctgtgagagctgggcctgtttagcctggagaagagaagactgagagggaatCTCATCAATGAGAACatgtatctgaagggaggtcca is a window of Rhea pennata isolate bPtePen1 chromosome Z, bPtePen1.pri, whole genome shotgun sequence DNA encoding:
- the GPX8 gene encoding probable glutathione peroxidase 8 isoform X2 gives rise to the protein MESLTTTYPLKYSVPKARVFVVFLSMVLCTAVLCLLQLKFFKPKIKDFYSFEVKDSRGRIVSLEKYRGKILQRKSLDGISGNILSALKVKL
- the GPX8 gene encoding probable glutathione peroxidase 8 isoform X1, which produces MESLTTTYPLKYSVPKARVFVVFLSMVLCTAVLCLLQLKFFKPKIKDFYSFEVKDSRGRIVSLEKYRGKATLVVNVASYCQHTDKNYIALQELHREFGPSHFTVLAFPCNQFGESEPSSSQEIESFAKGNYGVTFPVFHKIKILGSEAEPAFKFLIDSSKKEPRWNFWKYLVSPEGKVVKFWRPEEPIGTIKPEVASLIRQIIMKKREDL